From a region of the Bermanella marisrubri genome:
- a CDS encoding NAD(P)-dependent oxidoreductase gives MNISFIGLGKMGYPMAKHLVQANHQLEVFNRSPSKSEDFKRNFEQCTIANSLTDCGKHSEIIILCIGNDEDVRNTLTGKDSLYSNLKPGTLVIDHTTTSAELACEMQAKLLEKQVDYVDAPVSGGEQGAISGQLTIMCGGQALAAERAQGITQAYSKSFTHMGPIGSGQLTKMVNQICVAGLIEALAEGIHFGQQAGLDMEKVMKVVGSGAASSWQLQNRYQTMLEDQYDFGFAVDHMRKDLEICLKEAKKMNTSLPSTAMVDQLYGELQQSGHGQLDTSSLLKRLQNK, from the coding sequence ATGAACATCAGCTTTATCGGACTTGGAAAAATGGGCTATCCAATGGCCAAACATTTAGTTCAAGCCAATCATCAGCTAGAAGTATTCAACCGCAGCCCAAGCAAATCAGAAGACTTTAAGCGCAATTTTGAACAATGCACCATCGCAAACAGCCTTACCGATTGCGGGAAACATAGCGAAATCATAATTCTTTGTATCGGGAACGATGAAGACGTACGCAACACCCTTACCGGGAAAGATAGCCTGTACAGCAACTTAAAACCTGGCACGCTCGTAATCGACCACACCACCACCTCGGCCGAACTAGCTTGTGAGATGCAAGCAAAACTCTTAGAAAAACAGGTAGATTATGTAGACGCACCCGTATCTGGTGGCGAACAAGGTGCAATAAGTGGCCAGCTCACCATCATGTGCGGAGGCCAAGCCTTAGCAGCTGAACGCGCACAAGGGATCACACAGGCCTATAGCAAATCCTTTACCCATATGGGCCCTATTGGAAGCGGCCAACTCACCAAAATGGTCAATCAAATTTGTGTCGCCGGCCTCATTGAAGCCCTTGCTGAAGGCATTCACTTTGGCCAACAAGCTGGGCTTGATATGGAAAAAGTCATGAAAGTGGTTGGCTCAGGTGCCGCAAGCTCTTGGCAATTACAAAACCGCTATCAAACTATGCTAGAAGACCAATACGACTTTGGGTTCGCGGTGGACCATATGCGTAAAGATCTGGAAATTTGCCTAAAAGAGGCAAAGAAGATGAACACCTCTTTACCCTCTACCGCCATGGTGGATCAACTCTATGGAGAATTACAGCAGTCTGGACATGGCCAACTAGATACATCTAGCTTACTGAAAAGACTTCAAAATAAATAA
- the folD gene encoding bifunctional methylenetetrahydrofolate dehydrogenase/methenyltetrahydrofolate cyclohydrolase FolD: protein MTATLIDGLAVSASLKQQVADQIAQRVEQGKRAPGLAVVLVGSDPASEVYVGKKRQACAAIGIESVAHDLPSDTKEDDLLALIDSLNQDDSVDGILVQLPLPKHIDSTKILERIDPTKDVDGFHPYNVGRLSQRIPVLRSCTPAGIMTLLKHYDLNVKGKHAVIVGASNIVGRPMCMELLLAGATTTVCHRFTEDLEHHVSQADLLVVAIGKRGIVNSEWIKPGAIVIDVAMNRLENGKLAGDLDFDTAASKASYITPVPGGVGPMTVATLMENTLYACENFHDK, encoded by the coding sequence ATGACGGCAACGCTCATTGATGGCTTAGCGGTAAGCGCCTCCCTCAAACAACAAGTAGCAGATCAAATTGCACAACGCGTTGAACAAGGCAAACGTGCGCCAGGTCTTGCAGTAGTTTTAGTGGGCAGCGACCCTGCCAGTGAAGTTTACGTCGGCAAAAAACGTCAAGCCTGTGCAGCGATCGGTATTGAAAGTGTTGCGCATGACCTACCTTCAGATACCAAAGAAGATGATCTACTAGCGCTCATTGATTCTCTAAACCAAGACGATTCCGTTGATGGTATCCTCGTTCAGCTTCCCTTACCTAAACACATTGATAGCACGAAAATTCTTGAAAGAATTGACCCAACAAAAGACGTGGATGGCTTCCACCCTTACAACGTTGGTCGCTTATCACAACGTATTCCTGTTCTGCGCTCATGTACACCTGCTGGTATTATGACGCTGCTAAAGCACTATGATTTGAATGTGAAAGGCAAGCATGCCGTCATCGTTGGAGCATCCAACATCGTAGGTCGTCCAATGTGCATGGAATTGCTTCTGGCAGGTGCTACTACGACGGTTTGCCACCGCTTTACGGAAGACCTTGAACATCACGTTAGTCAAGCGGATCTACTGGTGGTAGCTATAGGTAAACGTGGAATTGTGAATTCGGAATGGATAAAACCGGGCGCCATCGTTATCGACGTGGCTATGAATCGATTAGAGAATGGCAAGCTTGCCGGTGATTTAGACTTTGATACAGCCGCCAGCAAAGCCAGTTACATCACGCCGGTACCAGGTGGCGTTGGACCAATGACCGTCGCCACCCTGATGGAAAACACGCTGTATGCGTGTGAAAACTTCCACGACAAATAA
- a CDS encoding methyl-accepting chemotaxis protein — MKWADLGLRKKLIVPIAVLGALLLAVSSLLMLTTEKLVSDFSSINENYIPAIELVLNADRDLYQAQIAERSMAMGASIEQFRGTHKENLDQVANRIAQISRMEVNQESRGLANEFLQEFGEWRPKSEGLVTDLSEGTITQAQAKKASLTYLDQEFEGIRDTLDKLGDKLGKKASSLQRKSLETKSIVMFKAAMLVLLALAVTVAIAVFFPRIIVRPLIRVTSVLDELASGKGDLTKRLPVTGKDEVGSMATSFNHFMGGLNGLIKQTQNVSQEVEHAGQDLASGVASVKDVSDQYVHSMDMVSTANQEMGAAIQEVSSNSQQVSSDAKEADALIKQVATEYQRAMQEIRNLAKGVQDSADIIQELEKQTTNIESMLGVIQGIAEQTNLLALNAAIEAARAGEQGRGFAVVADEVRSLAGRTQETTSDINDIIEKLRNGVERAVESMEQGGQTADRTVEQSLKSRDDIENVSQVLISMTDRILQIASAIEEQTSVIDEINGNLSQAKELSESGRQGTSIIGSAVDGLNKQAKILRDRTGSFKVD, encoded by the coding sequence ATGAAATGGGCTGATCTAGGGCTTCGAAAAAAACTCATCGTACCAATAGCGGTTTTAGGTGCTTTGCTATTGGCGGTGTCTTCATTGTTGATGCTGACCACTGAAAAGCTGGTGAGTGATTTTTCTTCAATTAATGAAAATTATATTCCAGCAATCGAATTGGTTCTTAATGCGGATCGAGATTTGTATCAAGCCCAAATCGCCGAGCGCAGCATGGCAATGGGCGCGTCTATTGAACAGTTTCGCGGTACACATAAAGAGAACCTGGATCAGGTCGCCAATAGAATTGCGCAAATCTCTCGAATGGAAGTCAATCAAGAGAGCAGGGGTTTGGCCAACGAGTTCCTACAGGAATTTGGTGAATGGCGGCCAAAGTCTGAAGGACTAGTTACAGATCTATCAGAAGGTACCATTACTCAAGCGCAGGCGAAAAAGGCAAGTCTTACCTATCTTGATCAGGAATTTGAAGGTATTCGCGACACGCTCGATAAGTTAGGAGATAAATTAGGTAAAAAAGCATCTTCCCTGCAGCGAAAATCTCTCGAAACCAAAAGCATCGTGATGTTTAAAGCAGCGATGCTAGTGTTATTGGCGCTGGCGGTGACCGTGGCTATCGCCGTTTTCTTCCCTCGAATCATCGTACGACCGCTCATTAGAGTGACATCAGTGCTTGATGAGTTGGCATCTGGTAAAGGAGATCTCACGAAAAGACTCCCAGTGACGGGGAAGGATGAAGTTGGCTCTATGGCGACAAGTTTTAATCACTTTATGGGCGGATTAAATGGCTTGATCAAACAAACTCAAAATGTCTCTCAAGAAGTTGAGCATGCAGGGCAAGACCTAGCATCAGGCGTTGCTAGTGTGAAAGATGTGAGTGATCAATATGTTCATTCTATGGATATGGTCTCGACGGCCAATCAAGAGATGGGGGCAGCTATTCAAGAAGTTTCAAGTAATAGTCAGCAGGTTTCCTCTGATGCTAAGGAGGCGGATGCGTTAATTAAGCAGGTTGCCACGGAGTATCAGCGCGCAATGCAGGAAATTCGAAATTTGGCGAAAGGCGTGCAGGACTCGGCTGATATTATTCAAGAGTTGGAGAAACAAACAACTAACATAGAGTCTATGTTGGGGGTGATACAGGGAATCGCTGAACAAACTAATTTATTGGCGCTGAATGCTGCCATTGAAGCAGCGAGGGCAGGGGAGCAAGGCCGCGGATTTGCAGTAGTGGCTGACGAGGTCAGAAGTCTTGCTGGTCGTACTCAGGAAACGACGTCAGACATTAACGATATAATCGAAAAGCTTCGCAATGGTGTTGAACGAGCAGTGGAGTCAATGGAGCAGGGTGGGCAAACTGCAGATAGAACCGTAGAGCAATCATTAAAAAGTCGTGATGATATCGAAAATGTCTCACAAGTTTTAATATCTATGACTGATCGAATTTTGCAGATTGCTTCGGCGATTGAAGAGCAAACATCCGTTATTGATGAAATAAATGGTAATTTATCTCAGGCAAAAGAATTGAGTGAGAGTGGTCGTCAAGGTACCAGTATTATTGGTTCTGCAGTCGATGGTCTAAATAAACAAGCTAAGATTCTGCGGGATCGCACTGGCAGCTTTAAAGTTGATTAA
- a CDS encoding MFS transporter, producing the protein MSIIIIMLTVPNVPYWRLSSFYFFYFALLGCISPYWGLFLDERGFTAQQIGELMALFGLVRIIAPNVWGWLGDMSGRRMPLLRLGTAVCFLIFMNIFWVDGFMAMATIMIGYGFFWAAVLPQFEVITLNYLQTQTDHYSKIRIWGSIGFAVFVLVLGWVFDHISVANLPVFMLILLAAIFVSSLTVQGRFQVGEHDETNGFLFLVKHPAVFAFLLAGFLMQMSHGAYYTFFSLFLEKQGYSKSMIGFLWALGVVAEVLIFLVAHRLFAHVNYKTVLIVSLLLAAIRWWFIGNFSDVLWLLLIMQLLHAATFGTMHAVSMYYVHRFFKGRHQGQGQALFSSVTYGAGGALGAWIAGHVWGWDQGVSMFELAALSALLGAAIAWFGIRR; encoded by the coding sequence TTGAGTATCATCATCATTATGCTGACGGTTCCCAATGTGCCTTACTGGCGCCTTTCTTCTTTTTACTTTTTCTATTTTGCACTACTTGGCTGCATCTCTCCTTATTGGGGCCTTTTTCTGGATGAGCGGGGCTTCACTGCTCAACAAATTGGCGAGCTTATGGCCTTGTTTGGTTTGGTGCGCATCATCGCGCCCAACGTATGGGGCTGGTTAGGCGACATGAGTGGGCGGCGGATGCCGCTGCTGCGTCTAGGTACTGCCGTATGTTTTTTAATCTTTATGAATATTTTCTGGGTCGATGGCTTTATGGCTATGGCCACAATCATGATTGGATACGGCTTTTTCTGGGCTGCCGTGTTGCCTCAGTTTGAAGTGATTACGCTGAATTATTTGCAAACACAAACCGATCATTACTCCAAAATTCGAATTTGGGGATCCATCGGTTTTGCGGTTTTTGTTTTGGTGTTGGGTTGGGTGTTTGACCATATCAGTGTGGCAAACTTGCCAGTATTTATGTTGATTCTATTGGCTGCCATTTTCGTTAGTAGTCTCACCGTACAGGGCCGTTTTCAGGTTGGCGAGCACGATGAAACAAATGGATTTTTATTCCTTGTTAAACATCCTGCGGTGTTTGCTTTCCTATTGGCTGGTTTCCTGATGCAGATGAGTCATGGCGCCTATTACACTTTTTTCAGTTTGTTTTTGGAAAAGCAGGGCTATTCGAAATCCATGATTGGTTTTTTATGGGCGTTGGGTGTCGTCGCAGAAGTATTAATCTTTTTAGTCGCTCACCGTTTGTTTGCTCATGTGAATTACAAAACCGTGCTTATTGTTAGTTTGTTGCTGGCAGCTATACGTTGGTGGTTTATTGGTAACTTCTCTGATGTGTTGTGGTTGCTGCTGATTATGCAACTACTACATGCCGCAACGTTCGGAACCATGCATGCTGTGTCGATGTATTACGTACATCGGTTTTTCAAGGGTCGTCACCAAGGCCAAGGGCAGGCGCTTTTTTCCAGTGTGACGTATGGAGCCGGTGGTGCCTTGGGCGCTTGGATTGCAGGTCATGTTTGGGGTTGGGATCAAGGTGTTAGCATGTTCGAACTTGCGGCATTAAGTGCGTTGCTGGGCGCTGCGATTGCATGGTTTGGGATTCGTCGATGA
- the aroC gene encoding chorismate synthase, which yields MSGNTFGKLFSITTFGESHGKALGCILDGCPPGIEITEEEIQKELDLRKPGTSRYTTQRREPDQVKILSGVFEGKTTGTPIGMLIENTDQRSKDYGDIAQKFRPAHADYGYTQKYGFRDYRGGGRSSARETAMRVAAGAIAKKFLASKGIQVRGYLSQLGPIKAEQFDWNQVHQNPFFCPDESKVSEMEDYMNALRKEGDSIGAKISVVASGLQPGLGEPIFDRLDADLAHALMSINAVKGVEIGDGFDVIEQKGSEHRDEMTPEGFLSNHAGGVIGGISSGQDIVAHIALKPTSSITVPGKTIDIGGNATDLITKGRHDPCVGIRATPIAEAMMAIVLADHYLRHRGQNADVECSTPVIPGQA from the coding sequence ATGTCGGGTAATACGTTTGGAAAACTATTTTCTATCACCACATTTGGCGAAAGCCACGGTAAAGCCCTTGGCTGTATTCTAGATGGTTGTCCTCCTGGAATTGAAATTACTGAGGAAGAGATTCAAAAAGAATTGGATCTACGTAAACCGGGTACGTCACGCTATACCACTCAGCGTCGTGAGCCAGATCAAGTCAAAATCTTGAGTGGTGTTTTCGAGGGCAAAACCACGGGTACACCCATTGGTATGCTGATCGAAAATACAGATCAACGCTCTAAAGATTACGGCGATATTGCGCAAAAATTTCGTCCCGCTCATGCCGACTATGGCTATACACAGAAGTATGGCTTCCGCGATTATCGCGGCGGTGGTCGTTCGAGTGCTCGTGAAACCGCTATGCGTGTTGCCGCTGGTGCGATTGCCAAAAAGTTCTTAGCGTCCAAAGGAATTCAAGTTCGGGGTTATTTGTCTCAGCTAGGCCCAATCAAGGCGGAACAGTTTGATTGGAATCAAGTACACCAAAATCCTTTCTTTTGTCCAGATGAAAGTAAAGTGTCGGAAATGGAAGATTATATGAATGCTCTTCGTAAAGAAGGGGATTCCATTGGCGCAAAAATTTCTGTGGTCGCGTCTGGTTTGCAGCCAGGTTTAGGCGAGCCGATTTTTGATCGATTAGATGCGGACTTAGCTCATGCATTGATGAGCATCAACGCAGTGAAAGGGGTTGAGATTGGTGATGGGTTTGACGTCATTGAGCAAAAAGGCAGTGAACACCGTGATGAAATGACGCCTGAGGGCTTTTTATCCAATCATGCCGGTGGTGTGATTGGCGGTATCAGCAGCGGCCAAGACATCGTTGCGCACATTGCGTTAAAACCAACATCAAGTATTACTGTGCCAGGTAAAACCATCGATATCGGAGGTAATGCAACAGATTTGATCACCAAGGGCCGCCATGATCCTTGTGTGGGCATTCGTGCGACGCCCATCGCAGAAGCCATGATGGCCATTGTATTAGCTGATCACTATCTGCGTCATCGCGGTCAAAACGCTGATGTAGAGTGCTCTACACCAGTAATCCCAGGCCAAGCTTAA
- the prmB gene encoding 50S ribosomal protein L3 N(5)-glutamine methyltransferase → MSHYQEAIEELHSIIDWVRFSASEFERHGLFYGHGTDNPWDEAISLVTHCLNMPPQVTSEQAQCRLITDEKLSIAKLLHRRILERKPLAYLTNQAFFAGMPFYVDERVLVPRSPLAEMIEHRFAPWNKIEEPQRILDLCCGSGCIGIASLQAFPDAQLDLADLSRDALDVAEINIDHHGLWQQVAAIQSDLFNELQPGYDLIVSNPPYVDEEDLSAMPDEYQHEPAMGLGSGVDGLDITRKILAQAADYLNDGGLLVVEVGNSCVHLDEAFPEVAFNWVEFERGGHGVFVMTKEELQQNRAHFCV, encoded by the coding sequence ATGTCTCATTATCAAGAAGCTATTGAAGAGCTTCATTCCATTATTGATTGGGTTCGCTTTTCCGCTAGTGAGTTTGAGCGTCATGGTTTGTTTTATGGGCATGGGACAGACAATCCATGGGATGAGGCGATTTCTTTGGTTACGCATTGCTTGAATATGCCTCCGCAGGTGACCTCCGAACAAGCTCAATGCCGGCTAATTACTGATGAAAAACTGTCTATTGCTAAATTACTTCATCGTCGCATCCTCGAACGTAAACCCCTCGCTTATCTGACTAACCAAGCATTTTTTGCGGGTATGCCTTTCTATGTGGATGAGAGAGTACTGGTACCAAGATCGCCGCTGGCTGAAATGATCGAACATCGCTTTGCACCATGGAATAAAATCGAAGAACCTCAGCGTATTTTAGATTTGTGCTGTGGTAGTGGCTGCATCGGCATCGCCTCATTGCAAGCATTCCCGGATGCTCAGTTAGATTTAGCCGACTTAAGTCGAGATGCATTGGATGTGGCAGAGATTAATATTGATCATCATGGCTTGTGGCAGCAGGTAGCCGCCATTCAATCTGATTTATTTAATGAGTTACAGCCTGGTTATGACCTGATTGTGAGTAACCCACCGTATGTGGACGAAGAAGATCTGTCGGCCATGCCTGATGAATATCAGCACGAACCTGCCATGGGCTTGGGCAGCGGCGTAGATGGATTAGATATCACCCGGAAAATACTCGCTCAAGCGGCAGACTATCTCAATGATGGCGGGTTATTAGTCGTCGAAGTGGGTAACTCATGCGTACACTTGGATGAAGCTTTCCCTGAGGTGGCCTTTAATTGGGTGGAATTTGAACGCGGTGGTCATGGTGTATTCGTCATGACAAAAGAAGAATTGCAGCAGAATCGTGCTCACTTCTGTGTATAA
- a CDS encoding patatin-like phospholipase family protein — MKDIALVLGSGGAKGYAHIGVIKALEEKGYRISGVAGCSMGAVVGGFYAAGLLDEYEEWARSLTYLEVLKLVDLSFLSDGAIRGDKLFNHLAQMLNGIEIQDLKMPFTAVATDLTGQKEIWFSQGVLSDALRASTAIPSLLQPVIRGNRVLVDGAVLNPLPIAPVVGIHADAIIAVDLSAEVPMPGGKRKENEEALAQHEVEKLNWFAQMKLKALKMFEKTDNEEDTEVALTENLGKLGVIYQMFETMQASLVQYKIAGYRPDLLIRMPKNSIRFYEFYRAEEQIDLGYKVAMRAIEGYERGESNTYGQL; from the coding sequence ATGAAGGATATCGCATTAGTTTTAGGGAGTGGTGGTGCAAAAGGGTATGCACACATTGGGGTCATCAAGGCGCTTGAGGAGAAAGGTTACCGAATATCTGGTGTTGCTGGTTGCTCCATGGGAGCTGTGGTAGGTGGCTTTTATGCCGCTGGTTTGCTCGATGAATATGAAGAATGGGCTCGCTCGCTCACTTATCTTGAAGTGCTTAAACTAGTCGATTTAAGCTTTTTAAGTGATGGTGCGATTCGTGGCGATAAGCTCTTTAATCACCTAGCTCAAATGCTAAATGGCATTGAAATTCAGGATCTTAAAATGCCATTTACAGCAGTTGCAACGGACTTGACTGGCCAAAAAGAAATTTGGTTTAGTCAAGGAGTTCTCTCTGATGCATTACGGGCATCAACTGCGATTCCGTCTTTACTCCAACCGGTAATTCGGGGTAATAGAGTTCTGGTGGACGGTGCGGTTTTGAATCCTTTGCCCATTGCCCCCGTGGTTGGTATTCACGCCGATGCGATCATTGCTGTCGACCTGAGTGCCGAAGTCCCTATGCCAGGTGGTAAACGAAAGGAGAATGAAGAAGCGTTGGCGCAGCACGAAGTCGAAAAGCTTAATTGGTTCGCACAGATGAAACTGAAAGCACTCAAGATGTTTGAGAAGACAGACAATGAAGAAGATACGGAGGTAGCATTAACCGAAAACTTGGGTAAATTGGGCGTCATTTATCAAATGTTCGAGACGATGCAGGCATCATTGGTGCAATATAAAATTGCAGGTTATCGTCCAGACTTACTTATACGCATGCCAAAGAATTCTATACGTTTTTATGAGTTCTATCGGGCCGAAGAGCAAATCGACCTAGGGTATAAAGTTGCCATGCGGGCCATTGAAGGGTATGAGCGAGGTGAGTCGAATACCTATGGTCAGTTGTAA
- a CDS encoding DUF4892 domain-containing protein — protein sequence MMKIRLLTIVLLSVFCLQSHGFQLNPQEGAERIDFDATRKQNQWVVLGQLKRIQGNLIAEQDVRVDGRVTSWMWKWPSGLSVQAAFNYIVEQAKPSSTTLFECEARGCGMSNDFANQVFSQPLLYGRDNDQLYWVGYNPDAGFGRIWLVYTNERTNKGVHLFAQRIDLERGQKDRLKPFLTQGQYQTLFSQKYLILQTLTPGKARLSEENVQWLKELLQAHPIKRFAIVVHRYAEGDPQSLLDRTIDEAGDLRKQLADAGGFVKNVYSHGAGSHLPRSGQSSRIELVELSGK from the coding sequence ATGATGAAAATTCGATTGTTAACGATTGTTTTACTGAGTGTGTTTTGCTTGCAAAGTCATGGGTTCCAATTGAATCCGCAAGAGGGTGCAGAACGCATAGATTTTGATGCAACTCGAAAACAAAATCAGTGGGTAGTACTGGGTCAGCTCAAACGAATACAAGGTAATCTTATTGCTGAACAGGATGTGCGAGTGGATGGCAGAGTGACAAGTTGGATGTGGAAATGGCCATCGGGTTTGTCGGTTCAGGCAGCGTTCAACTACATTGTAGAGCAAGCTAAACCATCATCAACGACATTGTTTGAGTGTGAAGCACGTGGCTGCGGTATGAGCAATGACTTCGCGAATCAGGTTTTTTCGCAGCCACTTCTTTATGGTCGCGATAATGATCAGCTTTATTGGGTTGGATATAACCCTGATGCAGGTTTTGGGCGCATATGGTTGGTGTACACCAATGAACGCACCAATAAGGGTGTGCATTTGTTTGCCCAAAGAATCGACTTAGAGAGGGGACAAAAAGACCGTTTAAAGCCTTTTTTAACTCAGGGCCAATACCAGACTCTTTTCTCGCAAAAATATTTGATATTACAAACGCTCACTCCAGGTAAAGCTAGACTTAGTGAAGAAAATGTCCAGTGGTTAAAAGAGCTGTTGCAGGCGCATCCTATCAAGAGATTCGCGATCGTGGTGCATCGCTATGCTGAGGGCGATCCTCAATCGCTACTTGATCGCACTATAGACGAGGCTGGAGATCTACGTAAGCAACTGGCCGATGCTGGAGGCTTTGTGAAAAACGTGTACAGCCATGGTGCAGGTTCTCATCTGCCTAGGTCAGGACAGTCTTCAAGAATAGAGTTGGTGGAATTATCAGGTAAATGA
- a CDS encoding tRNA-uridine aminocarboxypropyltransferase encodes MEDLNTDTLTNSAHCIACTLPLPKCLCSLAPDLSDTNLTILFHPREREKQHSTGRLLYRCCDMEHHVWHRQHHALSQQLANHTLVYPSDDPNPEQSIPPGPLLLIDSTWQQSKKILRQSPWLAKLPKVHISPQRSYYTLRRNQIIGGLSTLEAAAHLIAARGDKQTSEKLVQFLLSFQAQYKKH; translated from the coding sequence ATGGAAGACCTGAACACCGACACATTGACAAACAGCGCCCATTGCATTGCCTGCACACTGCCTTTGCCAAAGTGTCTTTGCTCGCTAGCACCTGATTTATCGGATACTAATCTCACGATATTGTTCCACCCCCGTGAGCGAGAAAAACAGCACAGCACGGGGCGACTTCTTTATCGCTGCTGTGATATGGAACATCACGTGTGGCATCGTCAGCATCATGCACTTTCGCAGCAGCTAGCGAATCATACGTTGGTATATCCATCTGATGACCCAAACCCTGAGCAATCTATTCCACCTGGCCCACTACTATTGATCGACAGCACATGGCAGCAAAGCAAAAAAATATTACGCCAAAGCCCTTGGTTAGCCAAACTTCCCAAAGTACACATATCGCCTCAACGCAGCTATTACACACTAAGGCGTAACCAGATAATCGGTGGTTTGAGCACACTGGAGGCCGCCGCGCACCTAATAGCTGCAAGAGGTGATAAGCAAACCAGTGAAAAACTGGTACAATTTTTACTCTCGTTTCAAGCACAATACAAAAAGCACTAG
- a CDS encoding DUF885 domain-containing protein, producing MQSEITNAQPQFSSQEIQQAEQNTRELMARYKLWREDSSPMLMAYRGQKQQYDQWDDLSLEFEESQYRDLLKFQQQIMDIQEQALPSDLKLSLRILDYQVATTIEGYQYRLYNYPLNQMFGLHTEIPNFLINIHRIDTIKDARDFISRVWGVEDLFDDLLVQIRQREEAGIIPPRFVMESVINASEKILEGYPIQRTDDEHMIWIAFKEKIAKLNLYTSTEKVLESDLKRALQRGFKRGYQSLIKHYKTVLADASLDTGFSQFDGGNAYYQFALRSATTTNMDAETLHQLGKQQIQVIHQEITDLLPQLGFTTLDELFKYTRTDDGIYYNDGKQAISDTKEYIRTINTQLGNLFLNIPNIGIEVRPVESYREDSAPIAFYQSPSEDGSRPGRYYMNLNKLNEMPKFQFEALTYHETLPGHHLQIIYAQQSKNIPAFRRHIHFTAYSEGWGLYAEKLGKELGGFKNPWNEYGRLLMNLWRAMRLVLDTGLHHYGWTLEEALAYRLENTPFSEQDSINAIKRYLVMPGQATAYMVGKLKLEQYREQTKQTVGFGFDERAYHTHLLEMGPMPLSLLESELEKWAQQQ from the coding sequence ATGCAAAGCGAAATCACGAACGCTCAGCCGCAATTTAGCAGCCAAGAGATCCAGCAAGCGGAGCAAAACACGCGTGAGCTTATGGCTCGATACAAATTGTGGCGCGAAGACTCAAGCCCAATGCTGATGGCCTATCGAGGACAAAAGCAGCAATACGATCAATGGGACGACTTGTCATTGGAGTTTGAAGAGTCCCAATACCGCGACCTTCTAAAGTTTCAGCAACAGATCATGGACATTCAAGAGCAAGCGCTACCTTCTGATCTGAAACTAAGTTTACGCATTTTAGACTACCAAGTCGCTACGACCATTGAGGGATATCAATATCGACTTTACAACTACCCTCTCAATCAAATGTTTGGTTTACATACCGAGATCCCTAACTTTCTGATTAACATCCACCGCATAGATACAATCAAAGATGCGAGAGACTTTATCAGTAGAGTGTGGGGTGTGGAGGATCTTTTTGATGATTTACTTGTGCAAATACGTCAACGAGAGGAAGCAGGCATTATTCCCCCTCGATTTGTCATGGAGTCCGTCATTAATGCCAGCGAAAAGATTCTAGAAGGTTATCCAATCCAGCGAACAGATGATGAGCACATGATTTGGATTGCCTTTAAAGAAAAGATTGCCAAGTTGAATCTCTACACATCTACAGAAAAGGTACTCGAATCCGACCTTAAGCGTGCATTGCAGCGTGGATTTAAACGCGGTTATCAATCTCTCATCAAACACTACAAAACAGTACTCGCTGATGCCAGCTTGGATACTGGCTTTAGCCAGTTCGACGGCGGTAACGCTTATTATCAATTTGCTTTGCGTAGTGCCACCACTACCAACATGGACGCAGAAACGCTTCATCAATTGGGCAAGCAACAAATCCAAGTAATTCACCAAGAAATAACAGATTTGTTACCACAATTAGGGTTCACCACCCTAGACGAACTATTTAAATATACACGCACTGATGACGGTATTTATTATAACGATGGCAAACAAGCGATCAGCGACACCAAGGAATATATTCGCACAATCAATACACAACTAGGCAACCTGTTCCTGAATATCCCAAATATTGGCATAGAAGTAAGACCCGTTGAGTCCTATAGAGAAGACAGTGCTCCCATCGCTTTTTACCAATCTCCTAGCGAAGACGGTAGTCGCCCTGGGCGTTACTATATGAATTTAAACAAGCTCAATGAAATGCCTAAATTTCAATTCGAGGCACTGACCTATCACGAAACGCTGCCTGGGCATCACTTACAAATCATCTATGCACAACAGAGCAAAAACATCCCTGCATTCCGTCGACATATACACTTTACTGCCTATAGCGAAGGATGGGGACTTTACGCAGAGAAGCTTGGCAAAGAACTAGGCGGATTTAAAAATCCTTGGAATGAATATGGGCGACTACTCATGAATTTATGGCGAGCAATGCGACTCGTATTAGATACTGGCTTACATCATTATGGCTGGACGCTGGAGGAAGCGTTAGCTTATCGTTTAGAAAATACACCCTTCAGTGAACAAGACAGTATCAATGCTATAAAACGCTATCTCGTCATGCCAGGCCAAGCGACGGCTTACATGGTTGGCAAACTGAAGTTAGAACAATATCGAGAGCAAACAAAGCAAACTGTCGGCTTTGGTTTTGACGAAAGAGCTTATCATACCCACCTTTTAGAGATGGGACCTATGCCTCTATCGTTGCTTGAGTCTGAACTTGAGAAATGGGCGCAGCAACAATAA